A window of the Phaseolus vulgaris cultivar G19833 chromosome 5, P. vulgaris v2.0, whole genome shotgun sequence genome harbors these coding sequences:
- the LOC137834816 gene encoding annexin-like protein RJ4, protein MATLVAPPNHSPVEDAEALGKAVKGWGADEKAIISILGHRNGAQRTQIREAYQNLFQEDLIKRLESELSGDLERAMYRWILEPAEREALLANLALKRDEKCYQVIVEISCVLSPQELFAVRSAYHNRFKRSMEEDVAANTTGHLRQLLVGLVSSFRYGGSEINARLAQSEADALHEAIKKKNESNEEIIRILTTRSKTQLVATFNRYKDDHGIAITKKLSDEGSDEFHMAANLAISCINDHKKYYEKVLRNAMGSIGTDEEALTRVIVTRAEKDLKEIKDVYYKRNSVHLEHAVAKETSGDYKKFLLTLMGKED, encoded by the exons aTGGCTACATTGGTTGCTCCTCCCAACCATTCTCCTGTGGAAGATGCAGAAGCTCTCGGGAAAGCTGTCAAAG GTTGGGGAGCTGATGAAAAAGCCATTATATCAATACTAGGCCATAGAAATGGTGCACAGAGGACACAAATCAGAGAAGCATACCAGAATCTCTTCCAAGAGGATCTCATCAAACGCCTTGAGTCTGAGCTTTCTGGTGATCTTGAG AGAGCAATGTATCGTTGGATATTGGAACCTGCAGAACGTGAGGCTTTGTTGGCCAATTTAGCCCTTAAGAGGGATGAGAAATGCTACCAAGTGATTGTGGAAATTTCCTGTGTTCTTTCACCTCAAGAGCTTTTTGCTGTCAGAAGTGCCTACCACAACAGGTTCAAACGATCCATGGAGGAAGATGTTGCTGCTAATACCACTGGCCATCTTCGCCAG CTATTGGTAGGGTTGGTGAGCTCATTTAGGTATGGTGGCAGTGAGATTAATGCAAGATTGGCACAATCAGAAGCTGATGCACTTCATGAGGCTATCAAAAAGAAGAACGAAAGTAATGAAGAAATTATCAGGATCCTTACCACTAGGAGCAAGACCCAACTTGTGGCCACTTTCAACCGTTACAAGGATGATCATGGCATTGCCATTACAAAG AAATTGTCCGATGAAGGGTCTGACGAGTTTCATATGGCAGCCAATTTAGCTATTAGTTGCATCAATGATCATAAGAAGTACTATGAAAAG GTTCTGCGAAATGCCATGGGAAGTATTGGAACTGATGAGGAAGCACTGACACGTGTGATTGTGACAAGGGCTGAGAAGGACCTGAAGGAGATAAAAGATGTGTATTACAAGAGAAACAGTGTTCATCTTGAGCATGCTGTGGCCAAGGAAACTTCAGGAGACTACAAGAAGTTCCTTCTCACTCTCATGGGCAAAGAAGACTGA
- the LOC137834817 gene encoding uncharacterized protein isoform X2 produces the protein MAVSNFFPNLQIFPHFLLPKPFSLGFSRTVPAATPLRRAVREWREYEDAVKRKDLAGALRFLKSLETERQEEQLLDGVSLPTELTRLRFLESERFGPQRDWEVLDTCLNADDMKLVANAYKFLKDRGFLPNFGKCRNIVLEGTRKVTPDVLSYSTGLEVILGLAAADAIFLGGTCLAQISSYWPPFRRRILVHEAGHLLTAYLMGCPIRGVILDPIVAMQMGIQGQAGTQFWDEKVANNLAEGRLDGTTFDRYCMVLFAGIAAEALVYGEAEGGENDENLFRGICLLLDPPLSTAEMSNQARWSVLQSYNLLKWHRAAHRAAIKALESGGSMSVVIRSIEETLYSKI, from the exons ATGGCCGTTTCGAACTTCTTCCCTAACCTCCAAATTTTCCCTCACTTTCTCCTCCCCAAACCATTCTCCCTCGGATTTTCCCGCACTGTCCCTGCCGCTACTCCTCTACGCAGAGCCGTCAGAGAATGGCGGGAGTATGAGGACGCGGTGAAGCGGAAGGATCTCGCCGGAGCCCTGAGGTTCCTCAAGTCCCTCGAAACGGAACGCCAAGAGGAGCAGCTCCTCGATGGCGTTTCTCTTCCAACCGAGTTGACTCGGCTACGGTTCCTCGAGTCGGAACGGTTCGGACCGCAGAGGGATTGGGAGGTTCTAGACACCTGCTTGAACGCTGATGACATGAAGCTTGTCGCTAACGCTTACAAGTTCCTCAAAGATAGGGGTTTCTTGCCCAATTTTGGTAAATGCAGAAACATTG TTTTGGAGGGAACGAGGAAAGTGACACCAGATGTCTTGAGCTACTCAACTGGTTTGGAAG TGATATTGGGTCTAGCCGCCGCAGATGCTATATTTCTGGGTGGTACTTGTTTAGCTCAAATCTCAAGTTACTGGCCACCATTTAGGCGCCGAATTCTTGTTCATGAAGCTGGGCATCTATTAACAG CTTACCTAATGGGTTGCCCAATTCGGGGAGTGATTTTAGACCCTATAGTTGCAATGCAAATGGGCATTCAAGGACAG GCAGGGACTCAATTTTGGGATGAAAAAGTTGCCAATAACCTTGCTGAAGGCCGACTTGATGGTACAACTTTTGATAG GTACTGCATGGTACTTTTTGCTGGTATTGCAGCTGAAGCTCTTGTATACGGCGAGGCAGAGGGTggagaaaatgatgaaaatcTATTTAGAGGCATCTGTCTTCTTCTTGATCCTCCATTGTCAACAGCTGAG ATGTCCAACCAAGCAAGATGGTCAGTTTTGCAATCATATAATTTGCTCAAGTGGCATAGAGCTGCGCACCGAGCTGCTATTAAAGCATTGGAAAGCGGTGGCAGCATGAGTGTTGTAATTAGGAGTATCGAAGAGACTCTGTACAGTAAAATATGA
- the LOC137834817 gene encoding uncharacterized protein isoform X1, with protein MAVSNFFPNLQIFPHFLLPKPFSLGFSRTVPAATPLRRAVREWREYEDAVKRKDLAGALRFLKSLETERQEEQLLDGVSLPTELTRLRFLESERFGPQRDWEVLDTCLNADDMKLVANAYKFLKDRGFLPNFGKCRNIVLEGTRKVTPDVLSYSTGLEVTKLAPKKWGLSDGSSIVLTAFLGGVSFLITQGIDLRPNLAVILGLAAADAIFLGGTCLAQISSYWPPFRRRILVHEAGHLLTAYLMGCPIRGVILDPIVAMQMGIQGQAGTQFWDEKVANNLAEGRLDGTTFDRYCMVLFAGIAAEALVYGEAEGGENDENLFRGICLLLDPPLSTAEMSNQARWSVLQSYNLLKWHRAAHRAAIKALESGGSMSVVIRSIEETLYSKI; from the exons ATGGCCGTTTCGAACTTCTTCCCTAACCTCCAAATTTTCCCTCACTTTCTCCTCCCCAAACCATTCTCCCTCGGATTTTCCCGCACTGTCCCTGCCGCTACTCCTCTACGCAGAGCCGTCAGAGAATGGCGGGAGTATGAGGACGCGGTGAAGCGGAAGGATCTCGCCGGAGCCCTGAGGTTCCTCAAGTCCCTCGAAACGGAACGCCAAGAGGAGCAGCTCCTCGATGGCGTTTCTCTTCCAACCGAGTTGACTCGGCTACGGTTCCTCGAGTCGGAACGGTTCGGACCGCAGAGGGATTGGGAGGTTCTAGACACCTGCTTGAACGCTGATGACATGAAGCTTGTCGCTAACGCTTACAAGTTCCTCAAAGATAGGGGTTTCTTGCCCAATTTTGGTAAATGCAGAAACATTG TTTTGGAGGGAACGAGGAAAGTGACACCAGATGTCTTGAGCTACTCAACTGGTTTGGAAG TGACTAAACTTGCTCCCAAGAAGTGGGGTCTTTCAGATGGTTCAAGCATTGTTTTGACCGCATTTCTTGGTGGGGTCTCCTTTCTTATAACGCAAGGAATTGACCTCAGGCCCAACCTTGCAGTGATATTGGGTCTAGCCGCCGCAGATGCTATATTTCTGGGTGGTACTTGTTTAGCTCAAATCTCAAGTTACTGGCCACCATTTAGGCGCCGAATTCTTGTTCATGAAGCTGGGCATCTATTAACAG CTTACCTAATGGGTTGCCCAATTCGGGGAGTGATTTTAGACCCTATAGTTGCAATGCAAATGGGCATTCAAGGACAG GCAGGGACTCAATTTTGGGATGAAAAAGTTGCCAATAACCTTGCTGAAGGCCGACTTGATGGTACAACTTTTGATAG GTACTGCATGGTACTTTTTGCTGGTATTGCAGCTGAAGCTCTTGTATACGGCGAGGCAGAGGGTggagaaaatgatgaaaatcTATTTAGAGGCATCTGTCTTCTTCTTGATCCTCCATTGTCAACAGCTGAG ATGTCCAACCAAGCAAGATGGTCAGTTTTGCAATCATATAATTTGCTCAAGTGGCATAGAGCTGCGCACCGAGCTGCTATTAAAGCATTGGAAAGCGGTGGCAGCATGAGTGTTGTAATTAGGAGTATCGAAGAGACTCTGTACAGTAAAATATGA
- the LOC137834824 gene encoding flavin-containing monooxygenase FMO GS-OX-like 2 has product MPHPLRVAVIGAGVAGLAAARELRREGLDVVVFEKSHHLGGTWRYDPRIDSDPVGSDPNREVVHTSLYHSLRTNLPRQLMGFLDYPFPARPDGDSRTFPGHEEVLWFLNRFADEFELRGLTRFGCEVVRVERVAGRSDSWVVESRTCESVLSREIFEAVVVCSGHFTEPRVPTIPGIEKWPGSQIHSHNYRVPEPFRDQIVVVIGFASSAFDISREIAKEAKEVHIATRSPDVKVMKLANHDNMWQHKMVKCVSEDRLVAFDDGSSVYADVILYCTGYKHHYPFLETNGMVTIEDNRVGPLYKHVFPPALAPWLSFIGIPERDIIFQMTELQCKWVARVLSGKVLLPTEKEMLADVEEYYQQMEKDGFPKHMTHYVHFKEIGYCNWLAAEAGLPPIEHWREEMYLESIKPFLLGMLENYRDEWDDAHWNAIIKNASL; this is encoded by the exons ATGCCCCACCCTCTCAGAGTCGCCGTCATCGGTGCTGGCGTCGCCGGCCTCGCCGCCGCCCGAGAGCTCCGCCGCGAAGGCCTCGACGTCGTCGTGTTCGAGAAAAGCCACCACCTCGGAGGCACGTGGCGCTACGACCCGCGTATCGACTCCGATCCTGTCGGCTCGGATCCGAACCGGGAAGTGGTGCACACGAGCCTCTACCACTCCCTCCGCACCAACCTGCCGAGGCAGCTTATGGGCTTTCTCGACTACCCATTTCCGGCCCGTCCGGATGGGGACTCCAGGACTTTTCCGGGTCACGAGGAGGTGCTGTGGTTTCTGAACAGGTTCGCGGACGAGTTCGAGCTTCGCGGGTTGACCCGGTTCGGGTGCGAGGTGGTTCGGGTAGAGCGAGTTGCGGGTAGGAGTGACTCGTGGGTGGTTGAGTCTAGGACTTGTGAATCGGTTTTGAGTCGGGAGATTTTTGAAGCTGTTGTTGTTTGCTCTGGTCACTTCACTGAACCAAGGGTGCCAACTATTCCTG GGATTGAAAAGTGGCCAGGAAGCCAAATTCATAGTCACAATTACCGTGTGCCAGAACCTTTTCGGGATCAG ATCGTGGTTGTCATTGGATTTGCATCTAGTGCCTTTGACATCtcaagagaaattgcaaaagaagcTAAGGAGGTTCATATAGCAACTAGAAGTCCAGATGTAAAGGTTATGAAGTTAGCAAATCATGATAACATGTGGCAGCATAAAATG GTAAAATGTGTATCTGAAGATAGGTTGGTTGCTTTTGACGATGGATCCTCTGTGTATGCAGATGTCATACTCTACTGCACTGG ATACAAGCATCACTATCCATTTCTTGAAACAAATGGAATGGTGACCATTGAGGACAATCGTGTTGGCCCATTATACAAGCATGTCTTCCCTCCTGCATTGGCTCCTTGGCTCTCTTTCATTGGTATACCTGAAAGG GACATCATCTTCCAAATGACGGAGTTGCAATGCAAGTGGGTAGCACGTGTTTTATCTGGTAAAGTACTGTTACCAACTGAAAAGGAGATGTTGGCTGATGTGGAGGAATACTATCAGCAAATGGAAAAAGATGGATTTCCCAAACACATGACTCATTACGTGCATTTTAAAGAG attgGCTACTGCAATTGGTTAGCTGCTGAAGCAGGTTTGCCTCCTATAGAGCACTGGAGAGAGGAAATGTATTTAGAGAGCATCAAACCTTTCTTACTCGGCATGCTAGAAAATTACAGAGATGAATGGGATGATGCTCACTGGAATGCAATCATTAAAAATGCATCTCTTTAG
- the LOC137834818 gene encoding disease resistance protein RPV1-like: MEQPSSMGKWTYDVFLSFRGEDTRFGFTGHLYNALRQRGIRTFMDHEELERGEQISATIFKAIEESRMAIVVFSKDYASSTCCLEELLKILDCKKTKKLRVYPIFYNVDPSEIRHQSGSYGEQLANHENKMRYTKEKVKNWRLALHEAANLVGWHHKEGYGYEYELITEIVDKVGISKGKLLTVDKMLVGVEFRIPQIEFRLQISDPAVRMMGICGVGGIGKTTLAQVLYNYISQQFEGSCFLNDVRGNSAKYGLAYLQEAIISDIAGDSTKVVNENQGIPILIRKLQGKRVLLILDNVDKVEQLENLAGECNWFGLGSRIVITSRCKDVLAAHGVENVYDVPKLDNYEAIQLLCSKVTVGPVPDYYYGVWKHAVDCSKGLPLALKYIGSHLLEKMKAVDCNLSETSIEELKIAVERYVDGGEIQSIHKVSYDSLNECEKRIFLDIACFFSGEPLSYVEEILSACGFDPKYSITRLTDRSLLSITPGGSLMMHDNIKDMAMKIVQQESPLHPGERSRLWCPQDVLQVLNENQGTDQIEVMMLVDLPQGNEVLKLSDKAFKDMKNLRILIIKDAVYSGVPQYLSNSLRVLLWSGYPSDCLPLDFLNLPSDCLILNNFKNMECLTKLDFTDCEFLTQVPDISGISDLRILHLDNCINLIKIHDSVGFLGNLEVLTATRCTGLEIIPLTFKLASLRDLSFSECSRLVRFPEILCEIENLHYLNMLQTAIEELPFSIGNLRGLESLNLMECARLDKLPSSIFTLPRLTEIQADSCRRFDISVECENHAQQKLTASSNYVYLYLSSCNLTTEHLVACLSGFASVVYLDISYNNFTVLPACIKECVHLKTILLSNCKQLQDILVIPPKLEHIDALNCTSLTSQSSSVLLNQAFHATGEKTVILPGSRIPEWFDYFSSERSITFWGRGRFPSICVCVSFGMLETPLQHFGVGLRIMINGYKSILSQSCYNWPIETDHVWLFDLTAVVNHKDLVGTFVKSDWNSVEIEMERNGCVMDEHGPTRTMGIVKCYGIHVYRQESKMEDISFTKPIKLQENSTRKRKFWIP; the protein is encoded by the exons ATGGAGCAACCTTCTTCCATGGGAAAGTGGACTTATGATGTTTTCCTCAGTTTTAGAGGCGAGGATACCCGCTTTGGTTTCACTGGTCATCTCTACAATGCTTTACGTCAAAGGGGGATCAGAACATTCATGGATCATGAGGAGCTTGAGAGAGGAGAGCAAATTTCAGCTACAATTTTCAAAGCCATTGAAGAGTCTAGGATGGCCATAGTTGTGTTCTCAAAAGACTATGCATCCTCAACATGTTGCCTCGAAGAACTTCTCAAAATCCTTGATTGTAAGAAAACCAAGAAACTCAGAGTTTATCCAATATTTTACAACGTGGATCCATCAGAGATACGACACCAGAGTGGAAGTTATGGTGAACAGTTGGCTAACCATGAAAACAAAATGAGGTATACAAAAGAAAAGGTGAAAAATTGGAGGCTGGCTCTGCATGAAGCTGCAAATCTTGTAGGGTGGCATCATAAAGAAGG ATATGGATATGAGTATGAACTTATCACAGAGATTGTTGACAAGGTGGGCATATCAAAAGGAAAGCTTTTAACTGTTGATAAGATGCTTGTTGGAGTGGAGTTTCGTATACCCCAAATAGAATTCCGTTTGCAAATCTCTGATCCTGCTGTTCGCATGATGGGAATATGTGGAGTTGGTGGAATAGGCAAAACCACTCTAGCTCAAGTTTTGTATAACTACATCAGCCAACAATTTGAAGGTTCATGTTTTCTCAATGATGTGAGAGGAAATTCAGCAAAATATGGGTTAGCATATCTGCAAGAGGCAATTATTTCTGATATAGCTGGTGACAGCACCAAGGTGGTTAATGAGAACCAAGGAATTCCAATCCTTATTAGGAAGTTGCAAGGCAAAAGGGTTCTTCTGATACTTGATAATGTGGACAAGGTGGAGCAATTGGAGAATTTGGCAGGAGAATGCAATTGGTTTGGTTTGGGAAGTAGAATTGTCATAACTAGCAGGTGTAAAGATGTTCTAGCTGCTCATGGAGTTGAGAATGTATATGATGTACCAAAATTAGATAATTATGAAGCAATTCAACTTCTATGTTCCAAGGTAACCGTGGGACCTGTACCTGATTATTACTATGGGGTTTGGAAACATGCAGTTGACTGTTCCAAGGGCCTTCCATTGGCTTTGAAGTATATAGGTTCTCATTTGCTAGAAAAAATGAAGGCTGTTGATTGTAATTTGTCAGAAACATCAATTGAGGAATTGAAGATTGCGGTAGAAAGATATGTAGATGGAGGAGAAATTCAAAGTATACATAAAGTGAGTTATGATAGTTTGAATGAATGTGAGAAGAGAATTTTCCTTGACATTGCATGTTTCTTCAGTGGAGAGCCCTTATCATATGTTGAGGAAATACTGTCAGCTTGTGGTTTCGATCCAAAATATAGTATTACCAGACTAACTGATAGATCTCTCCTATCTATCACTCCCGGTGGAAGCTTGATGATGCATGACAATATCAAAGACATGGCCATGAAAATAGTGCAACAGGAATCACCCCTGCATCCAGGAGAACGAAGTAGATTATGGTGCCCTCAAGATGTTCTTCAAGTTTTAAATGAAAATCAG GGAACGGATCAAATTGAAGTTATGATGTTGGTTGACTTGCCACAAGGAAATGAGGTACTGAAGTTGAGTGATAAAGCCTTCAAAGATATGAAAAACCTgagaatattaattattaaggaTGCCGTATATTCTGGAGTCCCCCAATATCTCTCAAATAGCTTGAGAGTCTTGTTATGGAGTGGATATCCTTCAGACTGTTTACCACTTGATTTTCTCAACTTGCCTTCTGATTGTCTCATTTTGAACAATTTCAAG AATATGGAGTGTCTGACTAAATTGGATTTCACTGACTGTGAATTTTTGACACAAGTACCTGACATTTCAGGAATCTCTGACTTGAGGATATTGCATCTAGATAATTGCATAAACTTGATCAAGATTCATGATTCTGTTGGATTTCTTGGTAATCTTGAAGTGCTAACTGCAACTAGATGCACTGGTCTAGAAATAATTCCATTAACATTCAAGTTGGCCTCTCTAAGAGATCTCTCTTTCTCTGAGTGCTCGAGACTTGTAAGGTTTCCAGAAATATTGTGTGAGATAGAAAATTTGCATTATCTCAACATGTTGCAAACTGCAATAGAGGAACTACCATTTTCTATTGGAAATCTTAGAGGACTTGAATCTTTAAATCTAATGGAATGTGCTAGGCTTGATAAGCTACCCAGTAGCATTTTTACACTTCCAAGACTTACAGAAATTCAAGCTGACTCATGTAGAAGGTTTGATATTTCTGTTGAGTGTGAAAATCATGCACAACAGAAATTAACAGCATCTTCAAACTATGTTTATCTGTATCTGAGCTCTTGCAACTTAACAACTGAACACCTTGTTGCATGTCTCAGTGGTTTTGCAAGTGTGGTATATTTGGACATATCTTACAATAATTTTACAGTTCTTCCAGCATGCATTAAGGAATGTGTTCATTTGAAGACTATTCTACTAAGCAATTGCAAGCAGCTTCAAGACATTTTAGTGATACCTCCTAAGTTAGAACATATAGATGCATTGAACTGCACATCATTGACATCCCAGTCATCAAGTGTACTATTGAACCAG GCATTCCATGCAACTGGGGAAAAAACTGTAATTCTTCCAGGTTCAAGGATTCCAGAATGGTTTGATTACTTTAGCAGTGAAAGATCCATAACCTTTTGGGGGCGTGGGAGATTCCCAAGCATTTGTGTGTGTGTTTCTTTTGGAATGTTGGAAACTCCACTGCAGCATTTTGGAGTTGGATTAAGGATAATGATCAACGGCTACAAAAGCATACTGTCTCAAAGTTGCTACAATTGGCCAATTGAGACAGATCATGTGTGGCTATTTGATCTAACTGCAGTTGTTAATCATAAAGATCTGGTTGGAACATTTGTGAAGAGTGATTGGAATAGTGTGGAGATTGAAATGGAAAGGAATGGTTGTGTAATGGATGAGCATGGGCCAACAAGAACAATGGGTATTGTGAAATGCTATGGAATTCACGTATATAGGCAAGAAAGTAAAATGGAGGACATTTCATTCACAAAACCTATAAAGCTACAAGAAAATAGTACAAGGAAAAGGAAGTTTTGGATTCCATGA